A single window of Peptococcaceae bacterium 1198_IL3148 DNA harbors:
- the cmr4 gene encoding type III-B CRISPR module RAMP protein Cmr4, which produces MKASVIGLFAEKSLHPGTESSAGVIDLPVAREVATGYPVIVGSSLKGALKDNARLNWSMDEEGINKIFGVQDNAGAIAVTDARILLLPVRSLTGHYKWVTCPYLLERFQRDLNMAGIECTLSFAKPEQGTAITKEQDKLFLEELSFNAVDKDLSEVAVYISKIIKHQSCCDRLLQQLVVLSDDDFAHFAAYGLQVNARNRLNEATKTSENLWYEETIPADSLFYALIICRPGEEESLNELKQLFTELPYLQVGGNETIGQGWCAVTWLEQGGIISE; this is translated from the coding sequence ATGAAAGCTAGTGTTATAGGTTTATTTGCAGAGAAAAGCCTGCATCCTGGCACAGAATCTTCAGCCGGTGTCATTGATCTTCCAGTGGCAAGGGAAGTAGCTACTGGCTATCCGGTTATTGTTGGTTCTAGCCTCAAAGGTGCATTGAAAGATAATGCTCGGCTTAATTGGTCTATGGATGAAGAAGGTATTAATAAAATTTTTGGAGTGCAAGATAACGCTGGTGCAATTGCTGTTACAGATGCCAGAATACTACTGTTGCCCGTTCGTTCCCTTACTGGGCACTACAAATGGGTTACCTGTCCATATTTACTGGAACGATTCCAAAGGGATTTAAATATGGCTGGTATTGAATGCACACTATCTTTTGCAAAACCTGAACAGGGTACCGCAATAACAAAGGAACAAGATAAATTATTTTTGGAGGAACTTTCCTTTAACGCTGTTGATAAAGATTTATCAGAGGTCGCTGTCTATATATCAAAAATAATTAAACACCAATCCTGTTGCGACCGTTTATTGCAACAATTAGTGGTTTTAAGTGATGATGACTTTGCCCATTTTGCAGCCTATGGACTGCAGGTTAACGCCAGAAACCGCTTGAATGAGGCTACCAAAACCAGTGAGAACCTCTGGTATGAAGAAACCATTCCCGCAGATAGCTTGTTTTATGCCTTGATTATTTGTCGGCCAGGTGAAGAAGAATCTTTGAATGAACTAAAACAACTATTCACAGAGTTGCCCTATCTACAGGTGGGGGGGAATGAAACTATTGGTCAAGGTTGGTGCGCGGTAACCTGGCTGGAACAAGGGGGGATAATTAGTGAATAG
- the cmr6 gene encoding type III-B CRISPR module RAMP protein Cmr6, translating into MALPLYRQSDVPTTRSKGANAGLWYDKFCNQWQRDWTLDANGKHHWIKTVTESGSLGDAKLVNEMKERLLNLTNRLNGRSLFLKTDGRFVTGIGREHPVENGFTWHHTLGVPYLPGSSIKGMVRTWAKIWLNADSANRIFGADGKEGHEVGSVIFFDALPIKPIKLEIDIMTPHYSEYYQKEQENNPPADWYKPIPIPFLTVAGEQTFIFCLAPRRAESVEDQEDVKTAIGWLEEALSYIGAGAKTSAGYGRFIVDADAEKAWRKQQEEEKIAREKQRQEYEKLKKLASMSPLQQEMEADGYSDDTSLFKGKINNWLDKMEKADNKVGLEIAELLLKWYQEKEPEQLTKPNKKNKDKIARIALYLNKK; encoded by the coding sequence ATGGCTTTACCTTTATACAGACAAAGCGATGTTCCCACAACCCGAAGCAAAGGAGCAAATGCTGGGCTTTGGTATGATAAATTCTGTAACCAATGGCAACGGGATTGGACTCTAGATGCTAACGGCAAGCACCACTGGATAAAGACTGTAACGGAAAGCGGCTCATTGGGAGATGCCAAACTAGTAAATGAGATGAAAGAACGTTTATTAAACTTAACAAATAGGCTTAATGGCAGATCACTTTTTTTAAAAACCGATGGTCGTTTTGTCACAGGTATTGGTCGGGAACACCCAGTAGAAAACGGATTTACTTGGCACCACACCCTAGGGGTTCCCTATTTACCAGGTTCTTCGATTAAAGGCATGGTGCGTACCTGGGCAAAAATTTGGCTCAATGCTGATAGCGCAAATCGTATTTTTGGTGCAGACGGTAAAGAAGGCCACGAAGTTGGTAGTGTAATATTTTTTGATGCATTGCCAATAAAACCAATAAAACTAGAAATAGATATAATGACTCCACATTATTCCGAATATTATCAAAAAGAACAAGAAAATAACCCGCCGGCAGATTGGTATAAACCGATACCGATACCTTTTTTAACAGTTGCTGGAGAACAAACATTTATTTTTTGCCTTGCCCCTAGGCGCGCGGAAAGTGTTGAGGATCAAGAAGATGTAAAAACTGCCATTGGGTGGTTGGAAGAAGCTCTGTCATATATTGGTGCTGGGGCAAAAACATCAGCAGGTTATGGACGATTTATAGTAGATGCTGATGCAGAAAAAGCATGGCGAAAGCAACAGGAAGAAGAAAAAATTGCCCGGGAAAAACAACGGCAGGAATATGAAAAGCTTAAAAAACTGGCATCGATGAGTCCATTACAACAGGAAATGGAAGCAGATGGTTATAGTGATGATACAAGCCTCTTTAAAGGGAAAATTAATAATTGGCTTGATAAAATGGAAAAAGCAGATAATAAAGTAGGCCTTGAAATAGCTGAGTTGCTGTTAAAATGGTATCAGGAAAAAGAACCCGAACAGTTGACAAAACCAAACAAAAAGAATAAAGACAAGATAGCCAGAATTGCGCTTTATTTAAATAAGAAATAA
- a CDS encoding type III-B CRISPR module-associated Cmr3 family protein, which yields MTALNTKIWTFKALDTLFFRDATPYNAGEGGQSEINSIFPPFMNTLQGAIRVALAYGQGWTPEEKHKWPAELGTPDYLGQIKLQGPYLLRNGEMLFPAPLYLMYQQDTQHNLTQYTRLKPGDEVDTDMGIKRLPVQDKYLEGAKVMENYWLDRKGVTAVLNGKLPNGDNVFSKTDLYQEEHRVGIKREQHTRSAAKGMLYSCVHIRPQPNIALAVAVSGLPDEWHYQIPRLIKLGGEGRMVEINISDFCQLMPEPVPLKVVAGKITFTVTLITPGKYQDCTHEVIKNGPPGIPGKCVSACIGKLQRIGGWNSQNKCPLPLEPTIPAGSTWFYQADADKLESILAIQRQGVADPYGNGQIIIGNWEG from the coding sequence ATGACGGCATTAAATACAAAAATCTGGACATTTAAAGCATTAGATACATTGTTTTTTCGGGATGCCACCCCATATAATGCTGGCGAAGGTGGACAATCGGAAATTAATAGTATTTTCCCTCCCTTCATGAATACATTACAAGGCGCTATTCGTGTTGCGTTAGCCTATGGGCAAGGGTGGACGCCTGAGGAAAAGCACAAATGGCCAGCGGAACTTGGAACACCTGACTATTTAGGGCAGATTAAATTGCAGGGGCCATATTTGCTTCGTAATGGCGAAATGTTATTTCCTGCCCCTCTTTACCTAATGTATCAACAAGATACGCAACATAATTTAACCCAATATACTAGGTTAAAGCCAGGGGACGAAGTTGACACCGATATGGGCATTAAGCGGTTACCGGTACAGGATAAATATTTAGAGGGTGCCAAAGTAATGGAAAACTACTGGTTAGATAGAAAAGGTGTCACTGCAGTATTAAATGGCAAACTTCCAAATGGAGATAATGTTTTCTCAAAAACTGACTTATATCAAGAGGAACACAGGGTGGGTATAAAACGCGAACAGCATACTCGCTCCGCTGCTAAAGGAATGCTCTATTCCTGCGTTCATATCCGACCGCAACCCAATATTGCTCTAGCTGTTGCAGTATCTGGTTTACCTGATGAATGGCATTATCAAATTCCGCGTTTAATCAAACTGGGTGGCGAAGGACGAATGGTTGAGATTAATATCAGTGATTTTTGTCAGCTAATGCCAGAACCTGTTCCGTTAAAAGTTGTAGCAGGTAAAATTACCTTTACAGTTACTTTGATTACTCCGGGAAAATACCAAGACTGCACACATGAAGTGATAAAGAATGGCCCACCGGGCATACCGGGCAAATGTGTATCAGCTTGTATTGGGAAATTACAACGAATAGGCGGTTGGAATTCACAAAACAAATGTCCCTTGCCACTAGAACCGACAATACCTGCTGGCAGTACCTGGTTTTACCAAGCAGACGCGGATAAATTAGAAAGTATTCTAGCCATACAGAGGCAAGGTGTTGCAGATCCATACGGTAATGGACAAATCATTATTGGAAACTGGGAGGGTTAA
- the cmr5 gene encoding type III-B CRISPR module-associated protein Cmr5 yields the protein MNSIRTLDQKRAENALEIVNQLLEKANNNPSQQEWNDKYASYVKGLPATILMNGLGQAAATLLAAADGNKTDAHNVLYSHLQSWLCRNDETAPYLGGKDLLSQITTKDRNSYLRAQAEALSWLTWLKKFAVAYLKKPDGGAE from the coding sequence GTGAATAGCATCAGAACCCTTGATCAAAAGCGGGCAGAAAATGCGTTGGAAATTGTTAATCAATTACTAGAAAAAGCAAATAATAACCCCAGTCAGCAAGAGTGGAATGATAAATATGCTTCATATGTCAAAGGGTTGCCGGCTACTATTTTAATGAACGGATTGGGACAGGCGGCAGCTACATTATTGGCTGCCGCCGATGGTAACAAAACTGATGCCCATAACGTTCTATATAGTCATTTACAAAGTTGGCTTTGCCGTAATGATGAAACCGCACCATACCTCGGTGGAAAAGACTTGCTTTCACAAATTACCACTAAAGACCGGAATTCTTACTTGCGTGCCCAAGCCGAGGCATTGTCATGGCTTACATGGCTAAAGAAGTTTGCTGTTGCTTACCTAAAAAAACCTGATGGTGGTGCTGAATAA